One genomic window of Coffea eugenioides isolate CCC68of chromosome 1, Ceug_1.0, whole genome shotgun sequence includes the following:
- the LOC113771273 gene encoding replication protein A 70 kDa DNA-binding subunit B-like: MEQNVVIFNRLNDVIYGWVLRVVLVEKSLIRDSRNMGRMYQRFVFADSLGDRVQAVAYYNDIHVLNETLQLYSTYYIADAAIRRILNGSIMLGSVPFELVLRPNTFIQTVDEGLTLPIHNVYHLTRFGDLESLRHSRDSIITILGVVIQVLPMQVFMLGGRYIRVQEFLLINEEMMPIVYAIWDDFIDTDGLYLAQIAHEYPIILVCRPKISYFHGLSLGT, encoded by the exons ATGGAGCAGAATGTTGTGATTTTTAATCGGTTAAATGATGTTATCTATGGATGGGTTCTTCGAGTAGTTCTTGTTGAAAAAAGTCTTATTCGGGATAGTCGTAATATGGGTCGGATGTATCAGCGATTTGTTTTTGCAGATAGTTTG GGTGATCGGGTTCAAGCAGTTGCATATTATAATGATATTCATGTCTTGAATGAAACTTTACAATTGTACTCGACGTATTACATTGCTGATGCTGCTATTCGTCGAATCCTTAATGGCTCAATAATGCTTGGATCAGTTCCTTTTGAATTGGTGTTAAGACCGAATACTTTTATTCAAACTGTTGATGAAGGTCTTACACTACCAATTCATAATGTTTACCACTTGACTCGGTTTGGAGATTTGGAGTCACTGAGGCATTCGCGAGACTCAATTATAA CTATTCTCGGTGTTGTCATTCAGGTGCTTCCAATGCAAGTTTTTATGTTGGGAGGAAGATATATACGAGTTCAGgagtttcttttaattaatgAAGA AATGATGCCAATTGTGTATGCAATTTGGGATGATTTTATCGATAcagatggattatatcttgctCAAATTGCACATGAATATCCCATTATATTGGTTTGCAGGCCTAAGATCAGTTATTTTCATG GTCTTTCATTGGGAACATAG